The Castor canadensis chromosome 13, mCasCan1.hap1v2, whole genome shotgun sequence genome has a window encoding:
- the Npr2 gene encoding atrial natriuretic peptide receptor 2 isoform X1: MALPSLLLVVAALAGGVRPPGTRNLTLAVVLPEHNLSYAWAWPRVGPAVALAVEALGRALPVDLRFVSSELDGACSEYLAPLRAVDLKLYHDPDLLLGPGCVYPAASVARFASHWRLPLLTAGAVASGFAAKNEHYRTLVRTGPSAPKLGEFVVTLHGHFNWTARAALLYLDARTDDRPHYFTIEGVFEALQGSNLSVQHQVYAREPGGPEQATHFIRANGRIVYICGPLEMLHEILLQAQRENLTNGDYVFFYLDVFGESLRAGPTRATGRPWQDNRTQEQAQALREAFQTVLVITYREPPNPEYQEFQNRLLIRAREDFGVELAPSLMNLIAGCFYDGILLYAQVLNETIHEGGTREDGLRIVEKMQGRRYHGVTGLVVMDKNNDRETDFVLWAMGDLDSGDFQPAAHYSGAEKQIWWTGRPIPWVKGTPPLDNPPCAFDLDDPSCDKTPLSTLAIVALGTGITFIMFGVSSFLIFRKLMLEKELASMLWRIRWEELQFGNSERYHKGAGSRLTLSLRGSSYGSLMTAHGKYQIFANTGHFKGNVVAIKHVNKKRIELTRQVLFELKHMRDVQFNHLTRFIGACIDPPNICIVTEYCPRGSLQDILENDSINLDWMFRYSLINDLVKGMAFLHNSIISSHGSLKSSNCVVDSRFVLKITDYGLASFRSTAEPDDSHALYAKKLWTAPELLSGNPLPTTGMQKADVYSFGIILQEIALRSGPFYLEGLDLSPKEIVQKVRNGQRPYFRPSIDRTQLNEELVLLMERCWAQDPAERPDFGQIKGFIRRFNKEGGTSILDNLLLRMEQYANNLEKLVEERTQAYLEEKRKAEALLYQILPHSVAEQLKRGETVQAEAFDSVTIYFSDIVGFTALSAESTPMQVVTLLNDLYTCFDAIIDNFDVYKVETIGDAYMVVSGLPGRNGQRHAPEIARMALALLDAVSSFRIRHRPHDQLRLRIGVHTGPVCAGVVGLKMPRYCLFGDTVNTASRMESNGQALKIHVSSTTKDALDELGCFQLELRGDVEMKGKGKMRTYWLLGERKGPPGLL, translated from the exons ATGGCATTGCCATCACTGCTGCTGGTGGTGGCAGCTCTAGCAGGTGGGGTGCGCCCCCCTGGGACGCGGAACCTGACGCTGGCGGTGGTGTTGCCAGAACACAACCTGAGCTATGCCTGGGCCTGGCCACGGGTGGGTCCTGCTGTGGCACTAGCCGTGGAGGCACTGGGCCGGGCACTGCCCGTGGACCTGCGGTTTGTCAGCTCTGAACTAGATGGCGCCTGCTCTGAGTACCTGGCACCGCTGCGCGCTGTGGACCTCAAACTGTACCATGACCCTGACCTTCTGTTGGGCCCGGGTTGTGTGTACCCCGCTGCCTCTGTGGCCCGCTTTGCCTCACACTGGCGCCTTCCCCTGCTGACTGCGGGTGCGGTGGCCTCTGGTTTTGCTGCTAAAAATGAGCATTATCGTACCCTGGTGCGCACTGGCCCCTCTGCTCCCAAGCTGGGTGAGTTTGTAGTTACATTACACGGGCATTTCAACTGGACTGCCCGTGCTGCCTTGCTGTATCTGGATGCTCGCACAGATGACCGGCCTCACTACTTCACCATCGAGGGCGTCTTTGAGGCCCTGCAGGGCAGCAACCTCAGTGTGCAGCACCAGGTGTATGCCCGTGAGCCAGGAGGCCCTGAGCAGGCTACCCACTTCATCCGGGCCAACGGGCGCA TTGTGTATATCTGCGGCCCTCTGGAGATGCTGCATGAGATCCTGCTCCAGGCCCAGAGGGAGAACCTGACCAATGGGGACTATGTCTTCTTTTACCTGGATGTCTTTGGGGAGAGTCTCCGTGCGGGGCCCACACGTGCTACAGGCCGGCCATGGCAGGACAATCGTACCCAGGAACAGGCACAGGCCCTCAGAGAGGCCTTTCAG ACTGTATTGGTGATCACATACCGAGAACCCCCAAATCCGGAGTATCAGGAATTCCAGAATCGTCTACTGATAAGAGCCAGGGAAGATTTTGGTGTAGAGCTGGCCCCGTCCCTG ATGAACCTCATTGCTGGCTGCTTCTATGATGGGATCCTGCTCTATGCTCAAGTCCTGAATGAGACAATACATGAAGGAGGCACCCGGGAAGATGGACTTCGAATTGTGGAGAAGATGCAGGGACGAAGATACCATG GTGTAACTGGACTGGTTGTTATGGACAAGAACAATGACCGGGAGACTGATTTTGTCCTGTGGGCCATGGGAGACTTGGATTCTGGGGACTTTCAG CCTGCAGCCcactactcaggagcagagaagcAGATTTGGTGGACGGGACGGCCCATTCCCTGGGTGAAGGGAACCCCGCCCTTGGACAATCCCCCCTGTGCCTTTGACTTGGACGACCCATCCTGTGATAAAA CTCCACTTTCCACTCTGGCAATTGTGGCTCTGGGCACAGGAATCACCTTTATCATGTTTGGTGTTTCCAGTTTCCTAATTTTCCG AAAACTGATGCTGGAGAAGGAGCTGGCTAGCATGTTGTGGCGTATTCGCTGGGAAGAGCTGCAGTTTGGCAACTCAGAACGTTACCATAAAGGTGCAGGCAGTCGCCTCACGCTGTCACTG CGGGGATCCAGTTACGGCTCGCTCATGACAGCCCATGGGAAATACCAGATCTTTGCCAACACCGGTCACTTCAAG GGAAATGTTGTTGCCATCAAACATGTGAATAAGAAGCGCATTGAGCTGACCCGGCAGGTTCTGTTTGAACTCAAACAC ATGAGAGACGTTCAGTTCAACCATCTTACTCGGTTCATTGGAGCCTGCATAGACCCTCCCAACATTTGCATCGTCACTGAGTACTGTCCTCGTGGGAGTTTACAA GATATTCTAGAAAATGACAGCATCAACTTGGACTGGATGTTTCGTTATTCACTCATTAATGATCTTGTTAAG GGCATGGCCTTTCTCCACAACAGCATTATTTCATCTCATGGAAGTCTCAAGTCCTCCAACTGTGTGGTGGATAGTCGTTTTGTGCTCAAAATCACAGACTATGGCTTGGCCAGCTTCCGATCAACTGCGGAACCCGATGACAGCCACGCCCTCTATGCCA AGAAGCTATGGACTGCGCCAGAACTGCTCAGTGGGAACCCCTTGCCAACCACAGGCATGCAGAAGGCTGATGTCTATAGCTTTGGGATCATCCTACAGGAGATAGCACTTCGCAGTGGTCCTTTCTACTTGGAGGGTCTGGACCTTAGCCCCAAAG AGATTGTCCAGAAGGTCCGAAATGGTCAACGGCCATATTTCCGACCAAGCATTGATCGGACCCAACTGAATGAAGAGCTAGTTTTGTTGATGGAACGATGTTGGGCCCAGGACCCAGCTGAGCGGCCAGACTTTGGACAAATCAAGGGCTTCATCCGCCGCTTTAATAA GGAGGGTGGCACCAGCATATTGGACAACCTCCTGCTTCGTATGGAACAGTATGCCAATAACCTAGAGAAGCTTGTGGAGGAACGCacacaggcctatctggaggaaaaACGCAAAGCTGAGGCTCTCCTCTACCAGATTCTACCCCA ttcagtggcagagcagttAAAACGGGGAGAGACTGTACAGGCAGAGGCCTTTGACAGTGTTACCATCTACTTCAGTGACATCGTTGGCTTTACAGCACTGTCAGCTGAGAGCACCCCCATGCAG GTGGTAACACTTCTTAATGACCTGTATACCTGCTTTGATGCCATAATTGACAACTTTGATGTCTACAAG GTGGAGACAATTGGGGATGCCTACATGGTCGTATCTGGCCTCCCAGGTCGAAATGGTCAACGCCATGCACCAGAAATTGCTCGGATGGCCCTAGCATTATTAGATGCAGTGTCTTCCTTCCGCATCCGCCACCGACCCCATGACCAGCTAAGGCTACGCATAGGTGTCCATACTG GGCCAGTCTGTGCTGGGGTTGTTGGCCTGAAGATGCCCCGCTATTGTCTTTTTGGGGACACAGTAAACACTGCTTCTAGAATGGAGTCTAATGGTCAAG CCCTGAAGATCCATGTCTCCTCTACCACCAAGGATGCTCTGGATGAGCTAGGATGCTTCCAACTAGAGCTTCGGGGGGATGTGGAGATGAAG
- the Npr2 gene encoding atrial natriuretic peptide receptor 2 isoform X2, with protein sequence MALPSLLLVVAALAGGVRPPGTRNLTLAVVLPEHNLSYAWAWPRVGPAVALAVEALGRALPVDLRFVSSELDGACSEYLAPLRAVDLKLYHDPDLLLGPGCVYPAASVARFASHWRLPLLTAGAVASGFAAKNEHYRTLVRTGPSAPKLGEFVVTLHGHFNWTARAALLYLDARTDDRPHYFTIEGVFEALQGSNLSVQHQVYAREPGGPEQATHFIRANGRIVYICGPLEMLHEILLQAQRENLTNGDYVFFYLDVFGESLRAGPTRATGRPWQDNRTQEQAQALREAFQTVLVITYREPPNPEYQEFQNRLLIRAREDFGVELAPSLMNLIAGCFYDGILLYAQVLNETIHEGGTREDGLRIVEKMQGRRYHGVTGLVVMDKNNDRETDFVLWAMGDLDSGDFQPAAHYSGAEKQIWWTGRPIPWVKGTPPLDNPPCAFDLDDPSCDKTPLSTLAIVALGTGITFIMFGVSSFLIFRKLMLEKELASMLWRIRWEELQFGNSERYHKGAGSRLTLSLGNVVAIKHVNKKRIELTRQVLFELKHMRDVQFNHLTRFIGACIDPPNICIVTEYCPRGSLQDILENDSINLDWMFRYSLINDLVKGMAFLHNSIISSHGSLKSSNCVVDSRFVLKITDYGLASFRSTAEPDDSHALYAKKLWTAPELLSGNPLPTTGMQKADVYSFGIILQEIALRSGPFYLEGLDLSPKEIVQKVRNGQRPYFRPSIDRTQLNEELVLLMERCWAQDPAERPDFGQIKGFIRRFNKEGGTSILDNLLLRMEQYANNLEKLVEERTQAYLEEKRKAEALLYQILPHSVAEQLKRGETVQAEAFDSVTIYFSDIVGFTALSAESTPMQVVTLLNDLYTCFDAIIDNFDVYKVETIGDAYMVVSGLPGRNGQRHAPEIARMALALLDAVSSFRIRHRPHDQLRLRIGVHTGPVCAGVVGLKMPRYCLFGDTVNTASRMESNGQALKIHVSSTTKDALDELGCFQLELRGDVEMKGKGKMRTYWLLGERKGPPGLL encoded by the exons ATGGCATTGCCATCACTGCTGCTGGTGGTGGCAGCTCTAGCAGGTGGGGTGCGCCCCCCTGGGACGCGGAACCTGACGCTGGCGGTGGTGTTGCCAGAACACAACCTGAGCTATGCCTGGGCCTGGCCACGGGTGGGTCCTGCTGTGGCACTAGCCGTGGAGGCACTGGGCCGGGCACTGCCCGTGGACCTGCGGTTTGTCAGCTCTGAACTAGATGGCGCCTGCTCTGAGTACCTGGCACCGCTGCGCGCTGTGGACCTCAAACTGTACCATGACCCTGACCTTCTGTTGGGCCCGGGTTGTGTGTACCCCGCTGCCTCTGTGGCCCGCTTTGCCTCACACTGGCGCCTTCCCCTGCTGACTGCGGGTGCGGTGGCCTCTGGTTTTGCTGCTAAAAATGAGCATTATCGTACCCTGGTGCGCACTGGCCCCTCTGCTCCCAAGCTGGGTGAGTTTGTAGTTACATTACACGGGCATTTCAACTGGACTGCCCGTGCTGCCTTGCTGTATCTGGATGCTCGCACAGATGACCGGCCTCACTACTTCACCATCGAGGGCGTCTTTGAGGCCCTGCAGGGCAGCAACCTCAGTGTGCAGCACCAGGTGTATGCCCGTGAGCCAGGAGGCCCTGAGCAGGCTACCCACTTCATCCGGGCCAACGGGCGCA TTGTGTATATCTGCGGCCCTCTGGAGATGCTGCATGAGATCCTGCTCCAGGCCCAGAGGGAGAACCTGACCAATGGGGACTATGTCTTCTTTTACCTGGATGTCTTTGGGGAGAGTCTCCGTGCGGGGCCCACACGTGCTACAGGCCGGCCATGGCAGGACAATCGTACCCAGGAACAGGCACAGGCCCTCAGAGAGGCCTTTCAG ACTGTATTGGTGATCACATACCGAGAACCCCCAAATCCGGAGTATCAGGAATTCCAGAATCGTCTACTGATAAGAGCCAGGGAAGATTTTGGTGTAGAGCTGGCCCCGTCCCTG ATGAACCTCATTGCTGGCTGCTTCTATGATGGGATCCTGCTCTATGCTCAAGTCCTGAATGAGACAATACATGAAGGAGGCACCCGGGAAGATGGACTTCGAATTGTGGAGAAGATGCAGGGACGAAGATACCATG GTGTAACTGGACTGGTTGTTATGGACAAGAACAATGACCGGGAGACTGATTTTGTCCTGTGGGCCATGGGAGACTTGGATTCTGGGGACTTTCAG CCTGCAGCCcactactcaggagcagagaagcAGATTTGGTGGACGGGACGGCCCATTCCCTGGGTGAAGGGAACCCCGCCCTTGGACAATCCCCCCTGTGCCTTTGACTTGGACGACCCATCCTGTGATAAAA CTCCACTTTCCACTCTGGCAATTGTGGCTCTGGGCACAGGAATCACCTTTATCATGTTTGGTGTTTCCAGTTTCCTAATTTTCCG AAAACTGATGCTGGAGAAGGAGCTGGCTAGCATGTTGTGGCGTATTCGCTGGGAAGAGCTGCAGTTTGGCAACTCAGAACGTTACCATAAAGGTGCAGGCAGTCGCCTCACGCTGTCACTG GGAAATGTTGTTGCCATCAAACATGTGAATAAGAAGCGCATTGAGCTGACCCGGCAGGTTCTGTTTGAACTCAAACAC ATGAGAGACGTTCAGTTCAACCATCTTACTCGGTTCATTGGAGCCTGCATAGACCCTCCCAACATTTGCATCGTCACTGAGTACTGTCCTCGTGGGAGTTTACAA GATATTCTAGAAAATGACAGCATCAACTTGGACTGGATGTTTCGTTATTCACTCATTAATGATCTTGTTAAG GGCATGGCCTTTCTCCACAACAGCATTATTTCATCTCATGGAAGTCTCAAGTCCTCCAACTGTGTGGTGGATAGTCGTTTTGTGCTCAAAATCACAGACTATGGCTTGGCCAGCTTCCGATCAACTGCGGAACCCGATGACAGCCACGCCCTCTATGCCA AGAAGCTATGGACTGCGCCAGAACTGCTCAGTGGGAACCCCTTGCCAACCACAGGCATGCAGAAGGCTGATGTCTATAGCTTTGGGATCATCCTACAGGAGATAGCACTTCGCAGTGGTCCTTTCTACTTGGAGGGTCTGGACCTTAGCCCCAAAG AGATTGTCCAGAAGGTCCGAAATGGTCAACGGCCATATTTCCGACCAAGCATTGATCGGACCCAACTGAATGAAGAGCTAGTTTTGTTGATGGAACGATGTTGGGCCCAGGACCCAGCTGAGCGGCCAGACTTTGGACAAATCAAGGGCTTCATCCGCCGCTTTAATAA GGAGGGTGGCACCAGCATATTGGACAACCTCCTGCTTCGTATGGAACAGTATGCCAATAACCTAGAGAAGCTTGTGGAGGAACGCacacaggcctatctggaggaaaaACGCAAAGCTGAGGCTCTCCTCTACCAGATTCTACCCCA ttcagtggcagagcagttAAAACGGGGAGAGACTGTACAGGCAGAGGCCTTTGACAGTGTTACCATCTACTTCAGTGACATCGTTGGCTTTACAGCACTGTCAGCTGAGAGCACCCCCATGCAG GTGGTAACACTTCTTAATGACCTGTATACCTGCTTTGATGCCATAATTGACAACTTTGATGTCTACAAG GTGGAGACAATTGGGGATGCCTACATGGTCGTATCTGGCCTCCCAGGTCGAAATGGTCAACGCCATGCACCAGAAATTGCTCGGATGGCCCTAGCATTATTAGATGCAGTGTCTTCCTTCCGCATCCGCCACCGACCCCATGACCAGCTAAGGCTACGCATAGGTGTCCATACTG GGCCAGTCTGTGCTGGGGTTGTTGGCCTGAAGATGCCCCGCTATTGTCTTTTTGGGGACACAGTAAACACTGCTTCTAGAATGGAGTCTAATGGTCAAG CCCTGAAGATCCATGTCTCCTCTACCACCAAGGATGCTCTGGATGAGCTAGGATGCTTCCAACTAGAGCTTCGGGGGGATGTGGAGATGAAG